In Pseudonocardia cypriaca, a single genomic region encodes these proteins:
- a CDS encoding ABC transporter substrate-binding protein, with translation MLRRLGLTAAAVLLAGCATAPVGPDVDDGAGPITLRFQSLAFQEPSVAATERIVTAWNAEHPDVQVQLTQGTWDAVHDQLVTQFQGGTAPDVIHDESADIAGFARQGYLADLGPHLSGETRSGVPQGVWDAVTVDGKVVAAPTLLQSYVVFANTTVLEQAGVTIPTSPTWTWDELADAARRTTSPERAGLGWGLRQPTATVMSLGLGFGGRFFTGSGDTAAVQVGDAELEVPRRIHEMAYTDRSLDPTSLTQSGSDVITGFLAGRYAMVVAGSYVAQQLAEAAPPGFAWRVLPALAGTSPNQAANPQTLSVPADSPHVEQAAEFIEFVMRPDNVAALAQGEWLIPASQPARDAVEAATGGQNGWEPTLDGAQYLTTAPFQAVADYPQWKDQIATPALQRYLGNQSDLPTLQRELTEGWAQVAGG, from the coding sequence ATGCTGCGCAGGTTGGGACTCACGGCGGCGGCGGTCCTGCTCGCCGGCTGCGCCACCGCGCCCGTCGGGCCCGATGTCGACGACGGCGCCGGCCCGATCACGCTGCGGTTCCAGAGCCTCGCGTTCCAGGAGCCGAGCGTCGCCGCGACCGAGCGGATCGTCACCGCGTGGAACGCCGAGCACCCCGACGTTCAGGTGCAGCTCACCCAGGGCACGTGGGACGCCGTGCACGACCAGCTCGTCACGCAGTTCCAGGGCGGCACGGCCCCGGACGTCATCCACGACGAGTCGGCCGACATCGCGGGCTTCGCCCGCCAGGGCTACCTCGCCGACCTCGGCCCGCACCTGTCCGGCGAGACCAGGTCCGGCGTGCCGCAGGGGGTCTGGGACGCGGTCACGGTGGACGGGAAGGTGGTCGCGGCGCCCACGCTGCTGCAGTCCTACGTCGTGTTCGCGAACACCACCGTCCTCGAACAGGCAGGCGTGACCATCCCGACGAGCCCCACCTGGACGTGGGACGAGCTCGCCGACGCCGCCCGCCGCACCACCAGCCCGGAGCGTGCGGGGCTGGGCTGGGGCCTGCGGCAGCCGACCGCCACCGTCATGAGCCTGGGGCTGGGCTTCGGGGGCCGCTTCTTCACCGGCAGCGGGGACACGGCTGCCGTGCAGGTCGGCGACGCCGAGCTGGAGGTGCCGCGCCGGATCCACGAGATGGCCTACACCGACCGGTCCCTCGACCCGACCTCGCTCACCCAGAGCGGATCGGACGTGATCACCGGGTTCCTCGCGGGCCGCTACGCCATGGTCGTCGCCGGCAGCTACGTGGCGCAGCAGCTCGCCGAGGCCGCCCCGCCCGGCTTCGCGTGGCGCGTCCTGCCCGCGCTCGCCGGCACGTCACCGAACCAGGCCGCGAACCCGCAGACCCTCTCCGTGCCCGCCGACAGCCCGCACGTGGAGCAGGCCGCCGAGTTCATCGAGTTCGTCATGCGACCGGACAACGTCGCGGCGCTGGCGCAGGGCGAGTGGCTGATCCCCGCCTCCCAACCCGCCCGGGACGCGGTCGAAGCCGCCACCGGCGGGCAGAACGGCTGGGAGCCCACCCTCGACGGTGCGCAGTACCTCACCACCGCCCCCTTCCAGGCCGTTGCCGACTACCCGCAGTGGAAGGACCAGATCGCCACCCCCGCCCTGCAGCGCTACCTGGGCAACCAGAGCGACCTGCCCACGCTGCAGCGCGAGCTGACGGAAGGCTGGGCCCAGGTCGCCGGAGGCTGA
- a CDS encoding FAD-binding oxidoreductase — MTTTTRLRPTDLRSLRDAVLDTAGTIGIAGAGTAAGWAGTLRPVDAVLDTTGLTGVITHNPGDMTVSVRAGTPLRQLQEELAPHGQHVSFDAARIADGATVGGLFATADAGPAALVFGSLRDLVIGVTIVLADGTVARSGGHVIKNVAGYDLAKIVHGSYGTLGVLAEVVLRLHPMPARAATLAVHCSLDEAAGHAATVLGGPYEPAAMEWTSDGVLLIRLEGTADALDARLLRLREALGTGELLELPSLSDERRVRRIGTDESAVRREGTERGLPENLGTGPEPGDVPPAEPAAPPFDERRARRIGTDERAVRRNAAWERHASLVRGVPRLASLRIGVRPSRLPAVLADLPAEAITAGLGTGVATVALPTEAVGAAHARVHAAGGTSVLRSRPAEADAPAWGPPPSAIAVLRAVKAQLDPQGRFGPGRFDTWM; from the coding sequence GTGACCACCACGACCAGACTCCGCCCCACCGACCTGCGGTCCCTGCGCGACGCGGTGCTCGACACCGCGGGCACGATCGGGATCGCGGGCGCAGGCACCGCCGCAGGCTGGGCGGGGACCCTCCGCCCGGTCGACGCGGTGCTCGACACCACCGGCCTCACCGGGGTGATCACGCACAACCCCGGGGACATGACCGTGTCGGTCCGCGCGGGTACACCGCTGCGGCAGCTCCAGGAGGAACTCGCCCCGCACGGCCAGCACGTCTCGTTCGACGCCGCGCGCATCGCCGACGGCGCCACCGTCGGCGGGCTGTTCGCCACGGCCGACGCCGGTCCCGCCGCGCTGGTGTTCGGCTCGCTGCGCGACCTCGTCATCGGGGTGACGATCGTGCTCGCCGACGGCACCGTCGCCCGCAGCGGCGGGCACGTCATCAAGAACGTCGCGGGCTACGACCTGGCCAAGATCGTGCACGGCTCGTACGGCACGCTCGGTGTGCTCGCCGAGGTGGTGCTGCGGCTGCACCCGATGCCGGCCCGCGCCGCCACCCTCGCCGTCCACTGCTCGCTCGACGAGGCCGCCGGACACGCGGCCACGGTGCTGGGCGGCCCGTACGAACCCGCGGCCATGGAGTGGACCTCCGACGGCGTGCTCCTCATCCGCCTGGAGGGCACGGCCGACGCGCTGGACGCGAGGCTGCTCCGCCTCCGCGAGGCGCTGGGCACGGGAGAACTCCTGGAGCTCCCCTCCCTTTCCGACGAACGGCGCGTTCGTCGGATAGGTACCGACGAGAGCGCCGTTCGTCGGGAAGGAACAGAGCGGGGACTGCCCGAGAACCTGGGAACGGGACCAGAGCCCGGCGACGTGCCCCCCGCGGAACCTGCAGCCCCTCCCTTCGACGAACGGCGCGCTCGTCGGATAGGTACCGACGAACGCGCCGTTCGTCGGAACGCGGCCTGGGAGCGGCACGCCTCGCTGGTGCGGGGGGTGCCGCGGTTGGCCTCGCTGCGCATCGGCGTGCGGCCGTCGCGGCTGCCCGCCGTGCTCGCGGACCTGCCCGCCGAGGCGATCACGGCCGGCCTGGGTACCGGCGTCGCCACCGTCGCGCTCCCGACGGAGGCCGTCGGGGCCGCCCATGCACGGGTGCACGCCGCGGGCGGCACGTCCGTGCTGCGCTCCCGCCCCGCCGAGGCGGACGCCCCCGCGTGGGGGCCGCCTCCGTCCGCGATCGCCGTGCTGCGGGCCGTGAAGGCCCAGCTCGACCCGCAGGGCCGCTTCGGCCCGGGCCGTTTCGACACCTGGATGTGA
- a CDS encoding FAD-linked oxidase C-terminal domain-containing protein, producing MSLDSRVRRAFEVALAPEDVISDPVRCRAYECDGLTGYRVVPQLVLLPRDADQVAAAVRVCDEHGVPFVARGAGTGLSGGALPVADGVVISLARLKRVLEVDPVDRRAVVEPGVTNLEITAAAAPHGLYYAPDPSSQQVCTIGGNVAENSGGAHCLKYGFTTNHVLSCEVVLPDGSLVTLGSDTGEQAGPDLRGVFLGSEGTLGITTKITVRLLRTPETVRTLLADFPSIAAAGDVVSDIVAAGIVPAAVEMMDTLAIEAAEEAVHAGYTVGVPAALVVELDGPAEECDVQFEQVKQICDRHGCTRLHIAGSPEERAAIWRGRKAAFAAVGRISPDYFVQDGVVPRTRLAEVLDRIAGMGADAGLRVANVFHAGDGNLHPLVLYSAAAGETERAEKLSGEIAELCVELGGSLSGEHGIGTDKACSMPKMFGEDDLAVMARVRDAFDPDGLCNPGKVLPTPRLCGERPGKYRPHPLEEAGVIERL from the coding sequence GTGAGTCTCGACAGCAGGGTGAGGCGGGCATTCGAGGTGGCGCTCGCCCCGGAGGACGTGATCAGCGACCCGGTCCGGTGCCGCGCCTACGAGTGCGACGGGCTCACCGGGTACCGGGTGGTGCCGCAGCTGGTGCTGCTCCCCCGGGACGCGGACCAGGTGGCGGCCGCCGTGCGCGTCTGCGACGAGCACGGCGTGCCGTTCGTCGCGCGCGGGGCGGGCACCGGGCTCTCCGGCGGCGCGCTGCCCGTGGCCGACGGCGTGGTGATCAGCCTGGCCCGGCTCAAGCGGGTGCTGGAGGTCGACCCGGTCGATCGGCGCGCGGTGGTCGAACCGGGCGTCACCAACCTGGAGATCACCGCCGCCGCGGCCCCGCACGGGCTGTACTACGCGCCCGACCCGTCCAGCCAGCAGGTCTGCACGATCGGCGGCAACGTCGCGGAGAACTCCGGCGGCGCCCACTGCCTCAAGTACGGCTTCACCACCAACCACGTGCTGTCCTGCGAGGTCGTGCTCCCGGACGGGTCGCTCGTCACGCTCGGCTCCGACACCGGTGAGCAGGCCGGCCCGGATTTGCGCGGGGTGTTCCTCGGTTCAGAGGGCACGCTCGGCATCACCACGAAGATCACCGTGCGGCTGCTGCGCACGCCGGAGACGGTGCGCACGCTGCTCGCCGACTTCCCGTCGATCGCGGCGGCGGGTGACGTGGTGTCCGACATCGTCGCGGCCGGCATCGTCCCGGCGGCGGTCGAGATGATGGACACGCTCGCCATCGAGGCGGCCGAGGAGGCCGTGCACGCCGGCTACACCGTCGGGGTGCCGGCCGCGCTCGTCGTGGAGCTGGACGGGCCCGCCGAGGAGTGCGACGTGCAGTTCGAGCAGGTCAAGCAGATCTGCGACCGCCACGGCTGCACGCGCCTGCACATCGCGGGCTCGCCGGAGGAGCGGGCCGCGATCTGGCGGGGGCGCAAGGCCGCGTTCGCGGCGGTCGGCCGCATCTCCCCCGACTACTTCGTGCAGGACGGGGTCGTGCCGCGCACCCGGCTCGCCGAGGTGCTCGACCGCATCGCCGGCATGGGCGCCGATGCCGGGCTGCGCGTGGCCAACGTCTTCCACGCGGGCGACGGGAACCTGCACCCGCTGGTCCTCTACAGCGCCGCGGCGGGCGAGACCGAGCGCGCCGAGAAGCTCTCCGGCGAGATCGCGGAGCTGTGCGTGGAGCTGGGCGGGTCGCTGTCGGGTGAGCACGGCATCGGCACCGACAAGGCCTGCTCGATGCCGAAGATGTTCGGGGAGGACGACCTCGCCGTCATGGCCAGGGTGCGGGATGCGTTCGACCCCGACGGGTTGTGCAACCCCGGCAAGGTGCTGCCCACGCCCCGGCTGTGCGGGGAACGCCCTGGCAAGTACCGGCCGCACCCCCTCGAGGAAGCGGGAGTGATCGAGCGCCTGTGA
- a CDS encoding malate synthase G, with protein MSASLQIDPALQTFVADELLTGLDLEPEWFWSTLAALHDRFDGRIKLLLQRRDELQAHLDAWHAENGAGDPAAYEAFLTEIGYLVPPASPEVQVERVDPEIAEIAGPQLVVPATVPRYALNAANARWGSLYDALYGTDALPLDHQLAPGYDEKRGAQVIAEADRLLDEFFPLTQGSHADATAYRVENGRLVVATGTGETGLVHAAQFAGHRSGSDGGGGSAGAVAAILLRHHNLHVELTIDPEHQVGRQHHADIADVAVEAAVTTIVDLEDSVATVDGEDKALAYRTWLGLMTGELVSSFEKGGETIERRVNGDRHYTAPDGSPLVLPGRSLLLVRNCGHHMFTDAVLVDGQPIAEGLLDALVSATAALHDLRGLGRYSNSRAGSVYIVKPKQHGPDEVALTVELFAAVEEALGLEPATLKIGIMDEEKRTSLTLDACIAVAQDRVMFVNTGFLDRTGDEIHSDFLAGPVVRKNDMKSTPWLLGYEDRNVDVALRAGFVGQAQVGKGMFAKPAAMAELLATKGTHPEAGANTAWVPSPTAATLHALHYLRIDVAARQRALAGRDTPRRQLLEVPLLTGELSDDDKRHELETNAQSILGYVVRWVGLGIGCSTVPDLEGVGLMEDRATLRISSQLIANWLHHGLVDETTVRETFARMAALVDEQNAREPGYEPMAKDLDASPSFQAALELVFTGRTEPNGYTERVLTTWRRKAKAGGR; from the coding sequence ATGAGCGCGTCACTGCAGATCGACCCCGCGCTGCAGACGTTCGTGGCCGACGAACTGCTGACGGGCCTCGACCTCGAACCGGAGTGGTTCTGGTCCACCCTCGCCGCGCTGCACGACCGGTTCGACGGGCGGATCAAGCTGCTGCTGCAGCGGCGTGACGAGCTGCAGGCCCACCTCGACGCCTGGCACGCCGAGAACGGCGCGGGAGACCCAGCGGCCTACGAGGCGTTCCTCACCGAGATCGGCTACCTGGTCCCGCCGGCCTCACCGGAGGTGCAGGTCGAGCGCGTCGACCCGGAGATCGCCGAGATCGCGGGCCCGCAGCTCGTGGTGCCGGCCACCGTGCCCCGCTACGCCCTGAACGCCGCCAACGCGCGCTGGGGCTCGCTCTACGACGCGCTCTACGGCACCGACGCCCTCCCGCTCGACCACCAGCTCGCCCCCGGCTACGACGAGAAGCGCGGCGCCCAGGTGATCGCGGAGGCCGACCGGCTGCTCGACGAGTTCTTCCCGCTGACGCAGGGCAGCCACGCCGACGCCACCGCGTACCGCGTGGAGAACGGGCGGCTCGTCGTCGCCACCGGTACGGGCGAGACGGGTCTCGTCCACGCGGCCCAGTTCGCCGGCCACCGCAGCGGTTCCGACGGCGGCGGCGGGTCCGCGGGCGCCGTCGCGGCGATCCTGCTGCGCCACCACAACCTGCACGTCGAGCTGACGATCGACCCCGAGCACCAGGTCGGGCGCCAGCACCACGCGGACATCGCGGACGTTGCGGTGGAGGCGGCGGTCACCACGATCGTCGACCTCGAGGACTCGGTCGCCACCGTCGACGGCGAGGACAAGGCGCTCGCCTACCGCACGTGGCTCGGCCTGATGACCGGCGAGCTCGTCTCCTCCTTCGAGAAGGGCGGCGAGACGATCGAGCGGCGCGTCAACGGCGACCGCCACTACACCGCGCCCGACGGCTCACCGCTCGTCCTCCCCGGCCGCTCGCTGCTGCTCGTGCGCAACTGCGGCCACCACATGTTCACCGACGCCGTGCTCGTCGACGGGCAGCCGATCGCCGAGGGGCTGCTCGACGCGCTCGTCTCCGCGACCGCCGCCCTGCACGACCTGCGCGGGCTCGGCCGGTACTCGAACTCCCGGGCGGGCAGCGTCTACATCGTCAAGCCCAAGCAGCACGGGCCGGACGAGGTGGCGCTCACCGTCGAGCTGTTCGCCGCTGTTGAGGAGGCGCTGGGGCTCGAGCCCGCGACCCTCAAGATCGGCATCATGGACGAGGAGAAGCGCACCTCGCTGACCCTCGACGCGTGCATCGCGGTCGCCCAGGACCGGGTGATGTTCGTGAACACCGGCTTCCTCGACCGCACCGGCGACGAGATCCACTCCGACTTCCTGGCCGGCCCGGTCGTCCGCAAGAACGACATGAAGTCGACGCCGTGGCTGCTCGGCTACGAGGACCGCAACGTCGACGTGGCCCTGCGCGCCGGGTTCGTCGGGCAGGCGCAGGTCGGCAAGGGCATGTTCGCCAAGCCCGCCGCGATGGCCGAGCTGCTCGCCACGAAGGGCACCCACCCGGAGGCAGGGGCCAACACCGCGTGGGTGCCCTCGCCCACCGCGGCCACCCTGCACGCGCTGCACTACCTGCGGATCGACGTCGCCGCCCGCCAGCGCGCCCTCGCCGGCCGGGACACCCCGCGCCGCCAGCTGCTGGAGGTGCCGCTGCTCACCGGTGAGCTGAGCGACGACGACAAGCGACACGAGCTGGAGACCAACGCCCAGTCGATCCTCGGCTACGTCGTGCGCTGGGTCGGCCTCGGGATCGGCTGCTCGACGGTGCCCGACCTCGAGGGCGTCGGCCTGATGGAGGACCGCGCCACCCTGCGGATCTCCAGCCAGCTCATCGCCAACTGGCTGCACCACGGCCTGGTCGACGAGACCACCGTGCGCGAGACGTTCGCGCGGATGGCCGCGCTCGTCGACGAGCAGAACGCCCGCGAGCCCGGCTACGAGCCGATGGCGAAGGACCTCGACGCGAGCCCGTCCTTCCAGGCGGCGCTGGAGCTCGTCTTCACCGGCCGCACGGAGCCCAACGGCTACACGGAGCGGGTCCTCACGACGTGGCGGCGGAAGGCCAAGGCCGGCGGAAGGTGA
- a CDS encoding GNAT family N-acetyltransferase, with the protein MELRPTAFDHPDSLRLTAEVQQVYRERYGSEDATVVDPSEFDAPDGFFLVGYVDGEPVACGGWRARHAAESSALRNGDAEVKRMYVAAAHRGRGYGRAVLAELERAAAAAGRRRMVLETGTMQPEAIALYSSAGYEPMPPFGIYAASPTSRYFAKPLGAVADRPAGARSPEVVSERQI; encoded by the coding sequence ATCGAGCTCCGCCCCACCGCCTTCGACCACCCCGACTCCCTCCGGCTCACCGCCGAGGTCCAGCAGGTCTACCGCGAGCGCTACGGCAGCGAGGACGCCACCGTGGTCGACCCGAGCGAGTTCGACGCCCCCGACGGGTTCTTCCTCGTCGGGTACGTCGACGGCGAGCCGGTGGCGTGCGGCGGCTGGCGGGCGCGGCACGCGGCGGAGTCGTCGGCGCTGCGGAACGGCGACGCCGAGGTCAAGCGGATGTACGTCGCGGCGGCGCACCGCGGCCGCGGGTACGGCAGGGCCGTACTCGCCGAGCTGGAGCGGGCAGCGGCGGCCGCCGGGCGGCGACGCATGGTCCTGGAGACCGGAACGATGCAGCCCGAGGCCATCGCCCTCTACAGCAGTGCGGGCTACGAGCCGATGCCGCCCTTCGGCATCTACGCCGCGTCGCCCACGAGCCGCTACTTCGCGAAGCCGCTGGGGGCGGTCGCCGATCGGCCGGCCGGGGCAAGATCGCCGGAAGTGGTGTCAGAGCGACAGATATGA
- a CDS encoding carbohydrate ABC transporter permease, with the protein MRRALQYLALACYVAFLGFPLLWLLGTALKDRGELATGGLVPLSPTFENFGDAVRRADLVTAAGNSLVVALGTTALVLVLALPAAYALARFRTRLKVAANAWVLVSQVFPVILVVLPLFLILRQFRLVDSLVGLTLVHAVYALPFALWMLQGYISAIPRDVEEAGVVDGAGRVRVLVSIVAPLLAPGLVATAMFTMISSWNEFFFALVLIQDPAKVTLPLTLARFVGAEGQVQLGALAAGALLATVPSLLFFAAIQRRLVSGLLSGAVKG; encoded by the coding sequence GTGAGGCGGGCGCTCCAGTACCTCGCACTGGCCTGCTACGTGGCCTTCCTCGGGTTCCCGCTGCTCTGGCTGCTCGGCACGGCACTCAAGGACCGTGGCGAGCTGGCCACCGGCGGGCTCGTGCCGCTCTCCCCCACGTTCGAGAACTTCGGCGACGCGGTGCGCCGCGCGGACCTGGTCACGGCCGCCGGCAACAGCCTCGTCGTCGCGCTCGGCACCACCGCGCTCGTGCTCGTGCTCGCTCTGCCCGCGGCGTACGCGCTCGCCCGCTTCCGCACCCGCCTGAAGGTCGCGGCCAACGCGTGGGTGCTGGTGAGCCAGGTGTTCCCGGTGATCCTCGTCGTGCTGCCGCTGTTCCTCATCCTGCGGCAGTTCCGCCTGGTCGACAGCCTCGTCGGGCTGACGCTCGTGCACGCGGTCTACGCGCTGCCGTTCGCGCTGTGGATGCTGCAGGGCTACATCTCCGCGATCCCCCGTGACGTCGAGGAGGCGGGCGTGGTGGACGGCGCGGGGCGGGTGCGGGTGCTGGTGAGCATCGTGGCGCCGCTGCTCGCCCCCGGACTGGTCGCCACCGCGATGTTCACGATGATCTCCTCGTGGAACGAGTTCTTCTTCGCGCTCGTCCTGATCCAGGACCCGGCCAAGGTGACGCTGCCGCTCACGCTCGCCCGGTTCGTCGGCGCGGAGGGGCAGGTGCAGCTCGGGGCGCTCGCCGCCGGCGCGCTGCTGGCCACCGTGCCGAGCCTGCTGTTCTTCGCCGCGATACAGCGCAGGTTGGTCTCCGGCCTGCTCTCCGGCGCCGTCAAGGGATAG
- a CDS encoding carbohydrate ABC transporter permease, whose translation MTRAVERVTGAPPDRPPPPTRRRRADAWPLVLPALLPVALFSVYPLVQGMYLGFTDARAGRGVVTRFTGFDNFARLLSDELFWSSFRIGIVWAVSVTVLQFVAGLGLALLLDAPLRLRWLARTLALVPWAMPPVIIAIMWRLLLNPNHGALPGGVNWLGEFSTALPAVIVIGVWAGMPQTTITLLAGLQTIDRSLHEAAAVDGAGAWLRFRHVTLPGLRPVIIAITTLDLIWNLNSFALVYVLTAGGPGGQTMLPMLFAYNAAFRYGEFGYASAMGDVLVVLVVGFLLFYLRGQLRSAS comes from the coding sequence ATGACGCGCGCGGTCGAACGTGTCACCGGGGCGCCCCCCGACCGGCCGCCACCGCCCACCCGCCGCAGGCGCGCCGACGCGTGGCCGCTCGTGCTCCCCGCTCTGCTGCCCGTGGCGCTGTTCAGCGTCTATCCGCTGGTGCAGGGCATGTACCTGGGCTTCACCGACGCCCGCGCGGGCCGGGGCGTCGTCACCCGGTTCACCGGCTTCGACAACTTCGCGCGGCTGCTGTCCGACGAGCTGTTCTGGTCCTCGTTCCGGATCGGGATCGTCTGGGCCGTCTCGGTCACCGTGCTGCAGTTCGTGGCGGGCCTCGGGCTCGCGCTGCTGCTGGATGCGCCCCTGCGCCTGCGGTGGCTGGCCCGCACGCTCGCGCTCGTGCCGTGGGCGATGCCGCCGGTGATCATCGCGATCATGTGGCGGCTGCTGCTCAACCCCAACCACGGCGCGCTGCCGGGAGGGGTCAACTGGCTGGGCGAGTTCTCCACCGCGCTGCCCGCCGTGATCGTGATCGGGGTGTGGGCGGGCATGCCGCAGACCACGATCACGCTGCTCGCCGGGCTCCAGACGATCGACCGCTCCCTGCACGAGGCCGCGGCGGTGGACGGTGCCGGCGCGTGGCTGCGGTTCCGGCACGTCACGCTGCCCGGGCTGCGGCCGGTGATCATCGCCATCACCACGCTCGACCTCATCTGGAACCTCAACTCGTTCGCGCTGGTCTACGTGCTCACCGCGGGCGGGCCCGGCGGGCAGACGATGCTGCCGATGCTCTTCGCCTACAACGCGGCGTTCCGCTACGGCGAGTTCGGCTACGCATCGGCCATGGGCGACGTGCTGGTCGTGCTCGTCGTCGGGTTCCTGCTGTTCTACCTGCGCGGGCAGCTGCGGAGTGCGTCGTGA